One window of the Lasioglossum baleicum chromosome 8, iyLasBale1, whole genome shotgun sequence genome contains the following:
- the LOC143211113 gene encoding neo-calmodulin isoform X5, translating into MTDTEKKYTTAYGKLRRLTSTIDCEIRQRSSEYGLTEDQVAEFKEAFMLFDKDEDGTITMAELGVVMRSLGQRPSETELRDMVNEVDQDGNGTIEFNEFLQMMSKKMKGADGEDELREAFRVFDKNNDGMISSKELRHVMTNLGEKLSEEEVDDMIKEADLDGDGMVNYEEFVTILTSKN; encoded by the exons ATGACAGACACCGAGAAGAAGTACACGACCGCCTATGGGAAGCTGCGCAGGCTGACGAGCACCATAGACTGCGAGATCCGTCAAAGAAGC TCCGAGTATGGGCTCACCGAGGATCAAGTGGCCG AGTTCAAAGAGGCGTTTATGCTGTTCGACAAGGACGAGGACGGCACCATCACGATGGCGGAACTCGGCGTGGTCATGCGATCTCTGGGACAGAGGCCGTCGG AGACGGAATTACGAGACATGGTGAACGAGGTGGATCAAGATGGCAACGGGACCATCGAGTTCAACGAGTTCCTGCAGATGATGTCGAAGAAGATGAAAGGCGCAGACGGTGAAGACGAGCTGCGCGAGGCGTTCAG GGTATTCGACAAGAACAACGACGGCATGATCTCATCGAAAGAGCTGCGGCACGTGATGACGAACCTTGGGGAGAAACTCTCCGAGGAGGAGGTCGACGACATGATCAAGGAAGCGGATCTGGATGGCGATGGGATGGTGAACTACGAAG AGTTCGTGACAATCCTGACGTCGAAGAATTAG